A single region of the Streptomyces sp. NBC_00236 genome encodes:
- a CDS encoding SCO2195 family GlnR-regulated protein — MQAVPVRATALPSVTDALRAVESLLLSSGQRTARRNAWTAVLEDRRRAKDRVESEYVLEAVADRRS; from the coding sequence ATGCAGGCCGTGCCGGTACGCGCCACCGCCCTTCCGTCCGTCACCGATGCTCTCCGCGCCGTCGAGTCGCTGCTGCTGAGCAGCGGCCAGCGCACCGCCCGCCGAAACGCCTGGACGGCCGTCCTCGAGGACCGCCGCCGGGCCAAGGACCGGGTCGAGTCCGAGTACGTACTGGAGGCCGTGGCCGACCGCCGTTCCTAG
- the lipB gene encoding lipoyl(octanoyl) transferase LipB: MTELRFVRLGFGEDAVDYQEAWQKQREVHAARFEDAVPDTCLLLEHPPVYTAGRRTADSERPLDGTPVIDVDRGGKITWHGPGQLVGYPIQKLPRPVDVVAHVRRLEEALIRTAAEFGVETSRVEGRSGVWVLGDPVEQRPAIGGLSLDFDPRLQDEEFDARLNGPEYAPSNAGQRREDRKLAAIGIRVAKGVTMHGFSFNVNPDNTWFDRIVPCGIRDAGVTSLSYELGREITIAQVLPVAEKHLRDILENAELAPRVIERTDDAVATA, translated from the coding sequence GTGACTGAGCTTCGGTTCGTCCGTCTGGGATTCGGCGAGGATGCCGTCGACTACCAGGAGGCCTGGCAGAAGCAGCGCGAGGTGCACGCGGCGCGGTTCGAGGACGCCGTCCCCGACACCTGCCTGCTGCTGGAGCACCCGCCCGTCTACACGGCCGGCCGGCGCACAGCCGACAGCGAGCGCCCGCTGGACGGCACCCCGGTCATCGACGTGGACCGCGGCGGCAAGATCACCTGGCACGGTCCGGGCCAGCTGGTCGGCTACCCGATCCAGAAGCTGCCGCGCCCCGTGGACGTCGTCGCACACGTCCGCCGGCTGGAGGAGGCGCTGATCCGTACGGCCGCCGAGTTCGGCGTGGAGACCAGCCGGGTCGAGGGCCGCAGCGGAGTCTGGGTGCTGGGCGACCCGGTCGAGCAGCGCCCCGCGATCGGCGGTCTTTCGCTCGACTTCGACCCCCGGCTCCAGGACGAGGAGTTCGACGCCCGGCTGAACGGACCCGAGTACGCCCCGTCCAACGCCGGCCAGCGCCGCGAGGACCGCAAGCTCGCCGCGATCGGCATCCGGGTCGCCAAGGGTGTGACCATGCACGGCTTCTCGTTCAACGTGAACCCCGACAACACCTGGTTCGACCGGATCGTGCCGTGCGGCATCCGGGACGCGGGCGTCACCTCGCTCAGTTACGAGCTCGGCCGCGAGATCACCATCGCCCAGGTGCTCCCGGTCGCCGAGAAGCACCTGCGGGACATCCTGGAGAACGCCGAGCTCGCGCCGCGCGTCATCGAGCGCACAGACGATGCCGTGGCCACGGCCTGA
- a CDS encoding RDD family protein, giving the protein MDNRQAIGSWLSGPRAAAEEMGADFGYRGKRLGLPEEGPGAIAPLGRRFGAIFVDWALCMLIAYGLFARGDQQATGNWALGVFLVLSVLTVGTIGCTPGKRLLRIKVVAEDGGRLGFGRVLVRSVLLCLVIPALVWDRDGRGLHDRLARAVQIRI; this is encoded by the coding sequence GTGGACAATAGGCAAGCAATCGGATCGTGGCTCTCCGGGCCGCGTGCGGCCGCCGAGGAGATGGGCGCCGACTTCGGCTACCGGGGCAAGCGGCTCGGGCTTCCCGAGGAGGGGCCGGGGGCCATCGCCCCACTCGGACGGCGTTTCGGCGCGATCTTCGTGGACTGGGCCCTGTGCATGCTGATCGCATACGGGCTGTTCGCTCGCGGTGACCAGCAGGCGACCGGAAACTGGGCGCTCGGGGTCTTCCTCGTACTGAGTGTGCTCACCGTCGGCACCATCGGCTGCACACCGGGCAAGCGCCTGCTGCGCATCAAGGTCGTCGCCGAGGACGGCGGGCGCCTGGGGTTCGGCCGGGTGCTGGTGCGCAGTGTGCTGCTGTGCCTGGTGATCCCGGCCCTGGTCTGGGACCGCGACGGCCGTGGGCTGCACGACCGGCTGGCCCGCGCGGTTCAGATCCGCATCTGA
- the lipA gene encoding lipoyl synthase yields the protein MSAVAPDGRKMLRLEVRNSQTPIERKPEWIKTRAKMGPEYNQLQKLVKSEGLHTVCQEAGCPNIFECWEDREATFLIGGDQCTRRCDFCQIDTGKPQALDRDEPRRVGESVVTMDLNYATITGVARDDLEDGGAWLYAETVRQIHAQTAEREGGYTKVELLIPDFNAEPEQLAEVFSSRPEVLGHNVETVPRIFKRIRPGFRYERSLEVITRAREAGLVTKSNLILGMGETREEVSQALRDLHDAGCELITITQYLRPTPRHHPVERWVKPHEFVELKEEADAIGYSGVMSGPLVRSSYRAGRLFQQAMERRGAEAPVPTA from the coding sequence GTGTCCGCTGTCGCACCCGACGGGCGCAAGATGCTGCGCCTCGAGGTCCGAAACAGCCAGACCCCCATCGAGCGCAAGCCCGAGTGGATCAAAACTCGGGCGAAGATGGGCCCCGAGTACAACCAGCTGCAGAAACTCGTGAAGAGCGAGGGTCTGCACACGGTGTGCCAGGAGGCCGGCTGCCCCAACATCTTCGAGTGCTGGGAGGACCGCGAGGCCACGTTCCTCATCGGCGGCGACCAGTGCACCCGGCGCTGTGACTTCTGTCAGATCGACACGGGCAAGCCGCAGGCGCTCGACCGGGACGAACCCCGCCGCGTCGGCGAGTCGGTCGTCACGATGGACCTGAACTACGCCACCATCACGGGCGTCGCGCGCGACGACCTGGAGGACGGCGGCGCCTGGCTGTACGCGGAGACCGTCCGCCAGATCCACGCGCAGACGGCGGAGCGGGAGGGCGGCTACACCAAGGTGGAGCTGCTGATCCCCGACTTCAACGCGGAGCCCGAGCAGCTCGCCGAGGTCTTCTCCTCGCGCCCCGAGGTGCTGGGCCACAACGTGGAGACGGTGCCGCGGATCTTCAAGCGGATCCGCCCCGGCTTCCGTTACGAGCGCTCCCTGGAGGTCATCACCCGTGCCCGCGAGGCCGGTCTGGTGACCAAGTCCAACCTGATCCTCGGCATGGGCGAGACCCGCGAGGAAGTCAGCCAGGCACTGCGGGATCTGCATGACGCGGGCTGCGAGCTCATCACGATCACGCAGTACCTGCGGCCGACGCCCCGCCACCACCCCGTCGAGCGCTGGGTGAAGCCGCACGAGTTCGTGGAGCTCAAGGAGGAGGCCGACGCGATCGGCTACTCCGGTGTGATGTCCGGACCTCTCGTCCGCTCCTCGTACCGCGCGGGCCGGCTGTTCCAGCAGGCGATGGAGCGGCGTGGCGCGGAGGCCCCGGTGCCGACCGCGTAG
- the glnA gene encoding type I glutamate--ammonia ligase, with protein MFQNADDVKKYIADEDVKFIDVRFCDLPGVMQHFTIPAAVFDPTEELAFDGSSIRGFQAIHESDMALRADLSTARVDPFRRDKTVNINFFIHDPITGEQYSRDPRNIAKKAEAYLASTGIADTAYFGPEAEFYVFDNVRFQTSANESFYHIDSEAGAWNTGSEDNNRGYKVRYKGGYFPTPPVDHFADLRAEISMELDKNGLQVERQHHEVGTAGQAEINYKFNTLLAAADDLMLFKYIVKNVAWRNGKTATFMPKPIFGDNGSGMHVHQSLWAGGSPLFYDEQGYAGLSDMARYYIGGILKHAPSLLAFTNPTVNSYHRLVPGFEAPVNMVYSQRNRSAAMRIPITGSNPKAKRVEFRAPDPSSNPYLAFSALLMAGLDGVKNKIEPPEPIDKDLYELAPEEHANVQQVPTSLPAVLDALEADHEYLLAGGVFTSDLIETWIDFKRTHEIAPIQLRPHPHEFELYFDL; from the coding sequence ATGTTCCAGAACGCCGACGACGTGAAGAAGTACATCGCCGACGAAGACGTCAAGTTCATCGACGTCCGGTTCTGCGACCTGCCCGGTGTGATGCAGCACTTCACCATCCCGGCGGCGGTCTTCGACCCGACCGAGGAGCTTGCCTTCGACGGCTCCTCGATCCGCGGCTTCCAGGCCATCCACGAGTCCGACATGGCCCTGCGCGCCGACCTGTCGACCGCCCGTGTCGACCCGTTCCGCCGCGACAAGACCGTCAACATCAACTTCTTCATCCACGACCCGATCACCGGCGAGCAGTACAGCCGTGACCCGCGGAACATCGCCAAGAAGGCCGAGGCGTACCTCGCCTCGACCGGCATCGCCGACACCGCGTACTTCGGCCCCGAGGCCGAGTTCTACGTGTTCGACAACGTCCGCTTCCAGACCTCGGCGAACGAGTCCTTCTACCACATCGACTCCGAGGCCGGCGCCTGGAACACCGGGTCGGAGGACAACAACCGCGGCTACAAGGTCCGCTACAAGGGCGGCTACTTCCCGACCCCGCCGGTGGACCACTTCGCCGACCTGCGTGCCGAGATCTCCATGGAGCTGGACAAGAACGGCCTCCAGGTCGAGCGCCAGCACCACGAGGTCGGCACCGCCGGCCAGGCCGAGATCAACTACAAGTTCAACACGCTGCTCGCCGCGGCCGACGACCTGATGCTCTTCAAGTACATCGTGAAGAACGTCGCCTGGCGCAACGGCAAGACCGCGACCTTCATGCCGAAGCCGATCTTCGGTGACAACGGTTCGGGCATGCACGTCCACCAGTCGCTGTGGGCCGGCGGTTCCCCGCTGTTCTACGACGAGCAGGGCTACGCGGGCCTCTCGGACATGGCGCGCTACTACATCGGCGGCATCCTGAAGCACGCCCCGTCGCTGCTGGCCTTCACCAACCCGACGGTGAACTCCTACCACCGCCTGGTCCCCGGCTTCGAGGCCCCGGTCAACATGGTGTACTCGCAGCGCAACCGCTCCGCCGCGATGCGCATCCCGATCACGGGCTCCAACCCGAAGGCCAAGCGCGTCGAGTTCCGCGCCCCGGACCCGTCGTCCAACCCGTACCTCGCCTTCTCGGCCCTGCTGATGGCCGGCCTGGACGGCGTCAAGAACAAGATCGAGCCGCCGGAGCCGATCGACAAGGACCTCTACGAGCTGGCTCCCGAGGAGCACGCCAACGTCCAGCAGGTCCCGACCTCCCTCCCGGCCGTGCTCGACGCCCTGGAGGCCGACCACGAGTACCTCCTGGCGGGCGGCGTCTTCACGTCCGACCTCATCGAGACGTGGATCGACTTCAAGCGCACGCACGAGATCGCCCCGATCCAGCTGCGCCCGCACCCGCACGAGTTCGAGCTGTACTTCGACCTCTAG
- a CDS encoding VWA domain-containing protein: MAESVNTVEDLAGRAGRWLGPAATAGQPRPTTVVVADRFDTMTWREVYDQVTGLRDLAHSLNARHDHTEDLLADVFLAACKVSPQLREQTAMDPSRLVGHLVVTALTDSPEFAELHRETSGDPYAAAMAVLALSDTLRRMLERAGDAAERARRAASAREEAERAGAAVADVCRQAAEEADEDGTVPDGAAAALTRAVKAAEAAEAAAQQASQEAGRAVAAAAPGVRAGVRSATAGAAGQAREESELMRAWGMGPGELQRMPYGERARLAERLRAGRLGRFADLIGRFRQMAAGERARKVEQARGEYVGITLGDDLSRLIPSELANLGIPAMRSVFAARFAESRLMLYDSRGEETTGKGAIIACVDCSYSMEESGPGGVTREAWAKACALALLDQARQARRDFVGILFSSDDSVKVCRFPATRPAAIADVLDFAEHFFGGGTEFRTPLAAAVRLLDEELNTDGRRRGDIVMITDGECEVSEQWMRSWNEAKHTLGFRTFGVAVGAPRATGPGTVLDALCDNLRSIDDLTDTHAAGDLFRLI, translated from the coding sequence ATGGCCGAGTCCGTGAACACCGTCGAGGATCTGGCCGGCCGCGCGGGGCGGTGGCTCGGCCCGGCCGCGACGGCCGGGCAGCCGAGGCCGACCACCGTGGTGGTCGCCGACCGGTTCGACACGATGACCTGGCGCGAGGTCTACGACCAGGTCACCGGCCTCCGGGACCTCGCGCACAGCCTGAACGCGCGCCACGACCACACCGAGGACCTGTTGGCGGACGTGTTCCTCGCCGCCTGCAAAGTCAGCCCCCAACTGCGCGAACAGACCGCGATGGACCCCTCCCGGCTGGTCGGCCACCTGGTCGTCACGGCACTGACGGACAGCCCGGAGTTCGCGGAGCTGCACCGGGAGACCTCCGGCGACCCCTACGCCGCCGCCATGGCCGTACTGGCCCTGTCCGACACCCTGCGCCGGATGCTGGAGCGGGCCGGGGACGCGGCGGAACGGGCCCGGCGGGCCGCGAGCGCCCGGGAAGAGGCCGAACGGGCAGGCGCGGCCGTCGCCGATGTGTGCCGGCAGGCTGCCGAGGAGGCGGACGAGGACGGCACGGTGCCGGACGGGGCAGCCGCCGCCCTGACCCGGGCGGTCAAGGCGGCCGAGGCCGCCGAAGCCGCCGCGCAGCAGGCGTCCCAGGAGGCCGGGCGGGCGGTGGCCGCCGCGGCTCCCGGGGTACGCGCGGGCGTACGGAGCGCCACGGCCGGGGCCGCCGGGCAGGCCCGCGAGGAGTCCGAGCTGATGCGCGCGTGGGGCATGGGCCCGGGCGAGCTGCAACGGATGCCCTACGGCGAACGGGCCCGGCTCGCCGAACGGCTGCGCGCGGGCCGGCTGGGACGGTTCGCGGACCTCATCGGCCGGTTCCGTCAGATGGCCGCCGGCGAGCGCGCCCGCAAGGTCGAGCAGGCCCGGGGCGAATACGTCGGGATCACGCTGGGCGACGACCTCTCCCGGCTCATCCCCTCCGAGCTGGCCAACCTGGGCATCCCGGCGATGAGGAGCGTGTTCGCGGCGAGGTTCGCCGAGTCGCGGCTGATGCTCTACGACAGCCGTGGAGAGGAGACGACGGGAAAGGGCGCCATCATCGCGTGCGTCGACTGCTCGTACTCCATGGAGGAATCCGGCCCCGGCGGCGTCACCAGGGAGGCATGGGCCAAGGCGTGCGCCCTGGCCCTGCTGGACCAGGCCCGCCAGGCGCGGCGCGATTTCGTCGGCATCCTCTTCTCCTCCGACGACTCCGTGAAGGTGTGCCGCTTCCCGGCCACCCGGCCGGCCGCGATCGCCGACGTCCTGGACTTCGCCGAGCACTTCTTCGGCGGCGGCACCGAGTTCCGCACCCCGCTGGCGGCGGCCGTCAGGCTGCTGGACGAGGAGCTCAACACCGACGGACGCCGGCGCGGCGACATCGTGATGATCACCGACGGGGAGTGCGAGGTCAGCGAGCAGTGGATGCGCAGTTGGAACGAGGCCAAGCACACACTCGGCTTCCGCACCTTCGGCGTGGCCGTCGGCGCCCCGCGGGCCACCGGCCCCGGCACCGTCCTGGACGCCCTGTGCGACAACCTCCGCAGCATCGACGACCTGACCGACACCCACGCGGCCGGCGACCTCTTCCGCCTCATCTGA
- a CDS encoding VOC family protein has protein sequence MRIHLTSVFVDDQDKALRFYTDVLGFVKKAEVPVGKDRWLTVVSPDDPDGTELLLEPDGHPAVKPYKTALVKDGIPAASFAVDDVPAEFARLRGLGVRFTQEPVEAGPVTVAVLDDTCGNLIQILHSA, from the coding sequence ATGAGGATCCACCTGACCAGCGTCTTCGTCGACGACCAGGACAAGGCCCTGCGCTTCTACACGGACGTGCTGGGCTTCGTGAAGAAGGCCGAGGTCCCGGTCGGCAAGGACCGCTGGCTGACCGTGGTCTCACCGGATGACCCCGACGGCACCGAACTCCTCCTGGAGCCCGACGGCCACCCCGCGGTGAAGCCGTACAAGACGGCCCTGGTCAAGGACGGCATCCCGGCCGCCTCCTTCGCCGTGGACGACGTCCCCGCGGAGTTCGCCCGGCTGCGCGGACTCGGCGTGCGCTTCACCCAGGAGCCGGTGGAGGCGGGCCCGGTGACCGTCGCGGTCCTCGACGACACCTGCGGCAACCTGATCCAGATCCTGCACAGCGCGTAG
- a CDS encoding AAA family ATPase has translation MSDTHAPDTARRLRAITGELSALFYERDEVVRTLTVAMLAGQHALVLGPPGTAKSELARELTGRIKHANYWEILLSKFTAPTRMFGPIDVGALSRGEYRQIFDGRATTAHIAFIDEIFKCSTAALNETLGLLNERIYHPENGGEPIRCPLISAITASNELPTGDESAAIYDRLLVRLEVGYLADPSNFAGLVRSAVTAPAVRTRTTVELADLQYAVTEAVPAVGVPDGVVDAVCTLRAALRRKELIASDRRWRQSVRLLQASAFLDGRDQVAESDLSILTHVLWDSPAERPTVEREVLHLVNPDAKEALDLADAIEELEAQLDAKAGQSREALGDWAIREAITKLNKAGRMLEKIHEDARTAGRSATAVEHVITRRRAVHARVLTEALGVDASIVQDRL, from the coding sequence ATGAGCGACACCCACGCACCGGACACCGCGAGACGGCTGCGGGCGATCACCGGTGAGCTGTCGGCGCTGTTCTACGAGCGGGACGAGGTCGTACGGACGCTGACGGTGGCGATGCTGGCCGGTCAGCACGCGCTCGTACTCGGGCCTCCCGGCACCGCGAAGTCGGAGCTGGCGCGTGAGCTGACGGGCCGGATCAAACACGCGAACTACTGGGAGATCCTGCTCAGCAAGTTCACCGCGCCGACCCGGATGTTCGGCCCGATCGACGTGGGTGCCCTGAGCCGGGGTGAGTACCGGCAGATCTTCGACGGCCGGGCGACAACGGCGCACATCGCCTTCATCGACGAGATCTTCAAGTGCTCCACGGCGGCGCTGAACGAGACCCTCGGGCTGCTCAACGAGCGCATCTACCACCCGGAGAACGGCGGTGAGCCGATCCGCTGCCCCCTGATCAGCGCCATCACCGCATCCAACGAACTGCCCACCGGCGACGAGAGCGCCGCGATCTACGACCGCCTGCTCGTCCGGCTCGAAGTCGGGTACCTCGCCGACCCCTCCAACTTCGCCGGGCTCGTGCGCTCCGCCGTCACCGCCCCGGCCGTTCGCACCAGGACCACGGTGGAACTGGCCGATTTGCAGTACGCCGTGACCGAAGCCGTGCCGGCCGTGGGCGTCCCGGACGGAGTCGTGGACGCCGTGTGCACCCTGCGGGCCGCCCTGCGCCGCAAGGAACTCATCGCCTCCGACCGCCGATGGCGGCAGTCGGTCCGGCTGCTCCAGGCGAGCGCGTTCCTCGACGGCCGCGACCAGGTGGCCGAGAGCGACCTGTCGATCCTCACCCACGTGCTGTGGGACTCGCCCGCCGAACGCCCCACCGTCGAGCGCGAGGTGCTGCACCTCGTCAATCCCGACGCCAAGGAAGCACTCGACCTCGCCGACGCCATCGAGGAGCTGGAGGCCCAGCTCGACGCGAAGGCCGGCCAGTCCCGCGAGGCGCTGGGCGACTGGGCGATCAGGGAGGCCATCACCAAGCTCAACAAGGCCGGCAGGATGCTGGAGAAGATCCACGAGGATGCCCGGACCGCCGGACGCTCCGCGACCGCCGTCGAGCACGTGATCACCCGCCGGCGCGCCGTCCACGCCCGTGTGCTGACCGAGGCGCTCGGGGTGGACGCGAGCATCGTGCAGGACCGGCTCTGA
- a CDS encoding arsenate reductase family protein, translating to MEIWINPACSKCRSALTLLDAEGADYTVRRYLEDVPSPDEIRAVLGRLGLEPWDITRTQEAEAKELGLKEWPRDADARERWITALAEHPKLIQRPIITAEDGTAVVARTDEAVRDALGR from the coding sequence ATGGAGATCTGGATCAATCCCGCCTGTTCCAAGTGCCGCAGTGCACTGACGCTGCTCGACGCGGAGGGTGCCGACTACACCGTCCGCCGCTACCTGGAGGACGTGCCGTCGCCGGACGAGATCCGGGCCGTGCTCGGCAGGCTGGGCCTGGAGCCGTGGGACATCACGCGGACGCAGGAGGCGGAAGCGAAGGAGCTGGGGCTCAAGGAGTGGCCGCGTGACGCGGATGCGCGGGAGCGCTGGATCACGGCCCTCGCCGAGCATCCGAAGCTCATCCAGCGGCCGATCATCACGGCCGAGGACGGCACGGCGGTGGTCGCGCGCACGGACGAGGCGGTCCGGGACGCGCTGGGGCGTTGA
- a CDS encoding DUF4191 domain-containing protein: MARKAKTTEGADSAENAGRLKQIALTYKMTRRSDSKIGLVVAGVGIVTFGVLLAIGFLIGHPVYLGILGFVLALLAMAIVFGRRAERAAFGQMEGQPGAAAAVLDRVGRGWSTTPAVAMNRSQDVVHRAVGKAGIVLVAEGNPNRVKSLLAAEKKKMARIVVDVPVHDIIVGNGEGQVPLKKVRTTMLKLPRVLTGPQVTAANDRLRAMGDLMSNMPLPKGPMPKGMRMPRGGKMR; the protein is encoded by the coding sequence ATGGCGAGGAAGGCAAAAACCACTGAAGGCGCGGACAGCGCCGAGAACGCGGGGCGGCTCAAGCAGATCGCCCTGACCTACAAGATGACCAGGCGGTCCGACTCCAAGATCGGGCTTGTCGTCGCGGGTGTGGGAATCGTCACCTTCGGTGTCCTCCTCGCGATCGGTTTCCTGATCGGCCACCCTGTCTACCTGGGCATCCTGGGCTTCGTGCTCGCCCTCCTCGCGATGGCGATCGTCTTCGGGCGGCGTGCCGAGCGGGCGGCCTTCGGGCAGATGGAGGGACAGCCGGGCGCCGCCGCGGCCGTGCTGGACCGCGTGGGCCGCGGCTGGAGCACGACGCCGGCGGTCGCGATGAACCGCAGCCAGGACGTCGTCCACCGTGCCGTGGGCAAGGCGGGCATCGTGCTGGTGGCGGAGGGCAACCCGAACCGGGTGAAGAGCCTGCTCGCGGCCGAGAAGAAGAAGATGGCCCGCATCGTGGTCGACGTACCCGTGCACGACATCATCGTCGGCAACGGCGAGGGTCAGGTGCCGCTCAAGAAGGTGCGCACGACGATGCTGAAGCTGCCGCGCGTCCTGACCGGCCCGCAGGTGACGGCCGCCAACGACCGGCTGCGCGCCATGGGCGACCTGATGAGCAACATGCCGCTGCCGAAGGGCCCCATGCCGAAGGGCATGCGGATGCCGCGCGGCGGAAAGATGCGCTGA
- a CDS encoding regulator, which produces MSERPPQRTPNRRLASLITEAGFSNAGLARRVDQLGLEHGLDLRYDKTSVTRWLRGQQPRGTTPALIAEVFTRRLGRRLSAQDLGLDACAPVYAGLEFAATPAEAVDIVSGLWRKDSGSHVELRKIAFTPAGLVVPSRDWLIGRADEWVGRAGEGAAVAGQAARVHGAAPAHAGQRPVPGAVGTHVGAAHGPYGSGPGGSVPGVPEQGGAPGPGVRHGLRGPTPSRPAGPHAPGGSPAALVAGPAGVPRQRQTERGSGQKVSSGDVAALRSVGELFRTLDNAYGGGHARQALVRYLEHEAEPMLRGTYGEATGRRLFAAAADLTRLAGWTSYDIAAHGLAQRYFVQALRLAQAAGDRAYGSFVLITMSRQAVYLGHGREAVQLARVAQQGVGSSAPHAVLALLHAVEARGHGVLGDAKACAASLTRAERALEASRPGDEVPHWARYFDEAQLADEFGHCYRDLQQYRAAAQHAERSLQLRAPAYARSRLFCRVVLASARLGLGELDQACRLGAEAAQQAAEMRSVRATEYVRDFERRLEPFRDAAAVRGYRERVAALG; this is translated from the coding sequence ATGTCGGAACGACCTCCGCAGCGCACCCCCAACCGCCGACTCGCCTCACTCATCACCGAAGCCGGGTTCTCCAACGCCGGCCTCGCCCGCCGGGTGGACCAGCTCGGACTCGAACACGGCCTCGACCTGCGGTACGACAAGACCTCCGTGACCCGCTGGCTCCGCGGACAGCAGCCGCGCGGCACCACGCCCGCGCTGATCGCGGAGGTCTTCACCCGGCGGCTCGGCCGCCGGCTCTCCGCGCAGGACCTGGGACTGGACGCCTGCGCGCCGGTCTACGCGGGCCTGGAGTTCGCGGCCACGCCCGCCGAGGCGGTCGACATCGTCAGCGGGCTGTGGCGCAAGGACTCCGGCAGCCATGTGGAGCTGCGGAAGATCGCCTTCACCCCGGCGGGGCTGGTCGTCCCCAGCCGGGACTGGCTGATCGGCCGGGCGGACGAGTGGGTGGGACGGGCCGGAGAGGGCGCCGCCGTCGCGGGCCAGGCCGCCAGGGTGCACGGGGCCGCCCCGGCGCACGCCGGGCAGCGTCCGGTGCCCGGGGCCGTCGGGACGCACGTCGGCGCGGCGCACGGGCCGTACGGAAGCGGCCCCGGCGGGTCCGTGCCCGGGGTGCCCGAGCAGGGCGGCGCGCCCGGGCCCGGTGTCCGGCACGGCCTGCGCGGGCCCACCCCGTCCCGGCCCGCCGGCCCGCACGCGCCGGGCGGCTCCCCGGCCGCCCTCGTGGCCGGGCCCGCCGGCGTCCCCAGGCAGCGGCAGACCGAGCGGGGCTCCGGCCAGAAGGTCAGCAGCGGTGACGTAGCCGCCCTCCGCTCGGTCGGTGAGCTCTTCCGCACCCTGGACAACGCCTACGGAGGCGGCCACGCCCGGCAGGCCCTCGTCCGGTACCTGGAGCACGAGGCGGAGCCGATGCTGCGCGGCACGTACGGGGAGGCCACCGGGCGGCGGCTCTTCGCCGCCGCCGCCGATCTGACCCGGCTCGCGGGCTGGACCTCGTACGACATCGCGGCCCATGGGCTCGCTCAGCGCTACTTCGTGCAGGCGCTCCGGCTGGCCCAGGCCGCCGGTGACCGGGCCTACGGCAGCTTCGTCCTGATCACGATGAGCCGGCAGGCCGTCTACCTCGGGCACGGCCGGGAGGCGGTCCAGCTGGCACGGGTGGCTCAGCAGGGCGTCGGTTCGTCCGCGCCCCACGCCGTCCTGGCCCTGCTGCACGCGGTCGAGGCACGGGGCCACGGGGTCCTCGGCGACGCCAAGGCCTGCGCGGCCTCGCTCACCCGGGCGGAACGCGCGCTGGAGGCGTCCCGCCCCGGCGACGAGGTGCCGCACTGGGCGCGCTACTTCGACGAGGCCCAGCTCGCCGACGAGTTCGGGCACTGCTACCGCGACCTCCAGCAGTACCGGGCCGCCGCGCAGCACGCGGAGCGCTCGCTCCAGCTGCGCGCCCCCGCGTACGCCCGCAGCCGGCTCTTCTGCCGCGTGGTGCTGGCCTCCGCCCGGCTCGGGCTCGGCGAGCTCGACCAGGCCTGTCGGCTGGGTGCGGAAGCCGCGCAGCAGGCCGCCGAGATGCGGTCGGTACGCGCCACGGAGTACGTACGGGACTTCGAGCGGCGCCTCGAACCCTTCCGGGACGCCGCAGCGGTCCGCGGCTACCGCGAGCGGGTGGCCGCGCTGGGGTGA